The Erigeron canadensis isolate Cc75 chromosome 1, C_canadensis_v1, whole genome shotgun sequence genome segment CTCGCGCGCTGTTCAGTCACAGATGAGCCTGCGGATGGTAACTTCTCTGTTACTGGTGTGCTGTTCTTCAGCACTGCAAGAAAACTCAGATTAAATTGCAAGTTCTATGTGTATCCAGTTTATGACTGAAACAGAAAATTGGAATTTGGCACTTATGATCCACATGAAAATCATAATCCTATTCATTGTCATACCATGTATAAAACATGGATTTTGAGCTTTCGCACAGCAGTTTTTGCATGAAGTGTACGGACACCTGCAAAAGTTGTTTCAGAATTACTATCAGAATACCATTTGAAGAATAAATACAGAGCCCCATATCTATAAATGCAGCCGGAAATAGATCGCAGTTGTGTTAAACGGCCTGCTGAAATACATATTTAAGCATTCTCGGGAATCACTTCATATCTAACATAGCTGAGAATAAGTAACGAAATCTCAAAATGTCTTAGTAACCGTATCGTTTCATTCAAATCAACTTATTACATAGCAAAATcttgaaagtaaataaaactgATACACATTTCTAATGCGTTCACACCGTATAATTTACACCATATAAAGCCTATATAACACAACAACAGCATATAGCATTCACCAAAGTTATAGTAACGTGCGTCATCTAccttattttcttatattagtACTTTAAAACGGAAAGATATCTTTATGCTTGAAGCCGACcgtcatatataataaaacatagaGCCATAGAGGTCTTAACCTAATAACTGTCTCCAAAATCCAATTTATCGACTTATCGTTATTTCCGGACACGAAGGAAGGCAAGTATCTCGCGTTAAATTCCGGGAAAATAACTTCTCATCAGAAAAATTATGTTTCAATAGTGCATCTACCTAATTCCTAATAGATAAATTCATTCAAAtttaaatcatatatacatactatacttaaaattggatataaattcaatatatatatatatatatataatgaaattcTAATTAACACATAGAAATtgaatataaaatcaaaaagtaaaGGAACCTGGAACGAGCAACATTGCCACACTTGATGCATTTAGGTTTATTTTGCCCTCGGAGAGTTTTAAAAttactgttattattattattgttaattgaCATCGGACTCATTAAAGCGGTGATCGATCTTCCACCGGGGGAGGAGGTGGTGGCGCCGCCGGTGATTGAGTTTGTGTTATCGGCGCTGTTATTGCTTATCGCAGGTGAAGCCGTCGCCATCACGTAACCCtagattttttacaaaaataaaaaatctttaagtttataaaacacTCGACTtgcaaatgaaaaaaataagaattgTGAAATATGATTTGTTGTTCTCTTTTTGTTGCTGAGGGGAGTGACGGAGATGGAGAAAGATCGGATGATAGCAGTGACCAGAAAAGTAtggaattttagtttttaagttTCGATGGAACTTTGTTTGTTAAATTGGGACGTTATATACTCATATGATGTTATTATATTGGGCCCAGTTTGTTCATTTTGGATTTGGGCCAAGGTTAAATTAGAACAACGGGTTGAATGTTAATTGTGATGTGATGTGGATTTATATTGGGCCAAGTTTGACACTTTCTATAGCAACAAGGTTTGTCATTCGGACGTTGCCCTGAGAGAGGTTACatgtaaaatttataatttgttcCCAAAATAACCTAAAATAACCTATGTTCACTTGTCCACCTTTAACATATAATGTCATTGTTCATAAACGGCATATACCTTTGAGGTTGGTCGAACCTCCGAGCCAAATATAACtcttaaacaattaaattcgaCGGCTGATAGACATTATTAAGTTAAAACAAATGCTATATATTTCTACATCCATTAGATAAATGGACCTGATTTGGCGAACATTTTGTTAATCCCGTTAGACAATCAAATAACATTTAACGATTGTCAATAACCGTTGGACAAAAGGACGTAACTCTTTGTTAGGAAAAAGGACTTGATGCACATCAGTTTTTTCAACTCCTGTcaaacaccaaaaaaaaaaactaatggcCGTTAATGATTGTTAGagcttttgtaatatttttgaaCGACATGGACCATTATTGCAAGAGTTTTAATGTAAGGGATTAATGTTGCGAAAAACATCAAAGAATTTGTGGCAAGTATTTTTGTACGTTTAGTTTTAgtgtatataataatgatacttttcaaaaaaaatataataatgataattttatttaaCCTAATAATTTTTTATCCATTCAATACAACTgtataatgtatgtatttttatcaattcaataatgataattttatttaacctaataatttataatgtattataaatttatcatttcACAATTTACTTTATGTTTTTATCGCACTTTGTTTATTTGGGGTGGCATGTGGGCCTAGTGGAGTAGTGCCTATGTTTCTTTGAATTTTCTACATATATCGAAACGTTTCTTTGAAGTTCCCATACGGTTTCTAATTAATATCAAGGTTTTAATGGACTTTTTCTATTCCCCAAACCCAGAcaagttatattatatacaatttgatcaacattaaattttttctattccaaaaccaattattaaacactaaacattcAATGAATGATCACTGATCAAGCAtgtattatacaattatacataatcGTTCAAGTCTCAAGTATTTatctataaaaaattaatataatttatatttgtatatatttttaaaaccgTACCCGTATCATTAATTTTTCAGTTTTGTCGTTCCCCGTTCCCGTATCGTTCCCGTACCCATTTGTTGTACCCGTTTTGGTGCTACATAGAGTAGTGCAATAGCGGTATACTCCTCAATGAAAAATACACATTTTTTAGCGGCCTAAATTTACCCATAGGTACAtaagaaaattttaaactttgacgaccatatataaacatatcttGAGAGTTCACGTTCATTTTGAagcaaaattttaaattttgatggtAATAATAAATTACGATGTACATATGTgaacaatttttgaattttttttaaaatttaattagcCATCTTAAAATCTTTACCAAATAGAGTTCAAACTGGGgtgtttttaaaacttttaggACTTCTTTCATTAGACCCTTTAAGATGGTTCGAGTACTTACCATAAGACATAATTGTATTATGATATTGTGCTAGACTTAACTGGAGCTAGTGTTGTTTAGACTGGAAAGCGTTCATGCATTCATATCATGTGTATGACTGTATGGCCGTCGTATCTCATCAATTCGCACATTTGTGTTCCTTAATTAGTCACATACAAAATAAGAGGCACGGATAAATAATGGTACCAGTCATAATAAGACAGATGAATGAAGTTAAAGTTATGTACGTTCATTTTAATTTTGGTCATCTCACATAATTAATTCTATTGTAATTAAAAACCTACTTAGTTATTACTATTTGCCATTGGGGTGTAGCCCAATCGGTAGGgagttttccatttttgtatttttgtttttttttttcttacaggGTTAAGGGTTCACAACTGTTTGGCATGCTTTTTAGATTTCAGAAGCATTTATATTTGAGATCGAGGAAACCCCCAAAATGCTAATGTACATATATCGTAAATTAAGTTGAGAAACTTGATTTTcctttttcatcttctttccaCCTTTATGAACTAGCTAGTTCTAGAAGATCAACAATATTATCGGTTCAAAAATCATCACCCAATTAAAGTTGCGACATTAACAAAACCAACGACTTTGTTACACTTACGTGTTAGAATGGAAAGGATTGCGGGATCAGCTATTTACATCATTTCCCCATTTACAAGAATAATCACCATCAATTACACAACAAAGATCAAGGAAAGCCAGCCAATTGTCCATTATTGTTTCTATATTTAAACTTGTATTTGATAGTATAAATAGGGGCTCTTCGTGTGAATGTAACATACAAGAAAGACAATTCACAATATATTCATACAAACAATCTTGTTCTCTGTATTATCATTGACaatatggtatcagagcatcGTTCGATCTCATCATATACCCATTAAAATCCCACCTTACCGGTTACAGAATCAACAGCCACCATGTCCGAAGACGGCGGCTCTGGTTCTGGAGCTTCTGGGGCCGAACTTGCCATTCAATTGGCTAATCTGTTAAAAACAAACATCACCCAACAACAATCACAAACACCAAAACTGTCAGATAATCTGCAGATTAACCTCAAACTTAACAACCATAACTATCCCTTATGGACTCGTATGATGCGAGTCGCAATAGGCGGTAAGTCAAAAACTTTGCTATCTCATTTATCAAAAGAACCACCAGAATCCACAAATGAAGCATACGAAACATGGGAACAGGAAGATCTAATCGTGTTCTCGTGGTTGATTCAAAACATAGAACCGGTGATTGCCGGTAATCTGACAGAATATCCCACAGCTAAATCTTTATGGGATGCTTTGACAACCACTTACAGTAGCGGGAAAGACAAGCTGCAGATTTTTAATCTACATGTTAAGGCAAATGAATTAAAACAAAGTGAAAAAACTCTCGAAGAGTTCTGGATAGCCCTACAAGGTGTATGGGGTGAAATCGATAGAATCGATCCGAATCCCATGACATGCGCCGAAGATATAAAAACGTATTCAAGGGTCCGATCTGAACAAAAGCTGTTCCAATTTCTCCATGGATTAGATCGAAAATTCGATCCGATTAAAAGAGAAATCCTCCGTCTCGACACCCTGCCATCGGCAGAAACTGCCTACGCCACTGTTCGTAAGGAAGCTGCTCATCAAAGCATTTTAGGAACGAGTTACACCGAAAACCAGGGCATCGCAACCGGACTCGTTGCCGATCAGACAGAGGGCATCCGATTAGCCACAAAGAGCTATCGCCGGAATGAAGGGAAGAAGCCATTTGTTAAAGAAGATAAATCACATCTTAAATGTGAAGAATGCAAGATGACCGGCCACACAAAGCAAGGATGTTTCCAACTCATCGGTTACCCGGAGTGGTGGACCGACGGCCACAAAAAGAGTTCGAAAAACCCTAAATCAGAAAAGGGCTCGAAAAAGGACTTCCCTACCGCCCAAGCCAGCACCAGCAACAAAGATGAGGCCGAAAAAGGGTTCGGGGGAGTGGCGGTGCTAGCGGCGGCCGGAAAGTGTGAAGAAGATGAGGGGTTCTCGGTGGCAGGTAACACAGAGAGAGAAAGTGAGAATCTTTCTCACAAATCTCATCTGTGTCTTTCTCTGTCTAAtctatttccatatataaatatagataatgttgataaaggtaaaagaaataGATTAAAAGTCCCAACACCCTGTTGTAAATCTGGGCCGAATGGAATGGGCTTGATGGCCCAGAACCGAAATCCCAATAATAATATGGCCCAACATCCTTTTAAAAGACCAAATGACCGCTGGATATTCGATTGTGGGGCAACGGACACCATGACTTACGAAATTTCTGACTTTATCAACTCATCTATACCCAAGAAATCT includes the following:
- the LOC122593586 gene encoding uncharacterized protein LOC122593586; protein product: MSEDGGSGSGASGAELAIQLANLLKTNITQQQSQTPKLSDNLQINLKLNNHNYPLWTRMMRVAIGGKSKTLLSHLSKEPPESTNEAYETWEQEDLIVFSWLIQNIEPVIAGNLTEYPTAKSLWDALTTTYSSGKDKLQIFNLHVKANELKQSEKTLEEFWIALQGVWGEIDRIDPNPMTCAEDIKTYSRVRSEQKLFQFLHGLDRKFDPIKREILRLDTLPSAETAYATVRKEAAHQSILGTSYTENQGIATGLVADQTEGIRLATKSYRRNEGKKPFVKEDKSHLKCEECKMTGHTKQGCFQLIGYPEWWTDGHKKSSKNPKSEKGSKKDFPTAQASTSNKDEAEKGFGGVAVLAAAGKCEEDEGFSVAGNTERESENLSHKSHLCLSLSNLFPYINIDNVDKGKRNRLKVPTPCCKSGPNGMGLMAQNRNPNNNMAQHPFKRPNDRWIFDCGATDTMTYEISDFINSSIPKKSHIEAANGGK